The sequence GTCCTGATCAAAGAGCTGGAGTAAGGTTGCATCAGCCTGTCCAACGTCTAAGTAATGGACTTTCAATGTTGAATGGCTAGTAGCTTGCTGATCAACTTTTTGTATTTCGCTGTTGTCAATCACTTTGTCGTCTATCTTAGTTGTGGGTTCGATGCTGTCATGTGAACAACCAGAAAAAATAAGCAAACCAATAACTAGTGTAAGATAGGCGACTATGTTTTTACGCATAATAAATAGTCCTCCTAGGTTATGATGTATGTTCTTCATTATAGCAGATGGTGGGATAGTGTGTTCTATTAGTGTTGTGTTAAAATTAATAGACAATTGATTGTTGTTAAAGGAAACTTTGAAGGGGATTGTGAGTGGTTGGTTCTCAAGATAAAGAATAAGTTTTGACAACCATCACCCTAACGGTAGAGATTGGGTGGAGAAATGGGGGAGAGTGTGAATGATTTTACACACAAGTGTTATCGGTGAAGGGGATCCGATTGTATTTCTTCATTCTGGATTGCAGACAGGGGAAAGTGATTTTAATTACCAAAGTGGACATTTTAAGAAGAATTATAAAGTCATACTTCCTGATTTACGAGGACATGGTAAATCGAAAGTCAATGAAATAGACGTTGTAAACTTTTTTGAAGACTCTGCGGAGGATTTGAAAGAAACACTGGATTTTCTTAAAGTCGAAAAAACACATATAGTAGGAGGATCTCTAGGTGCGCTTGTCGGGTTGGTTTTCGCAAAACGATTTCCTGATAGAGTAAGCAGTTTGACATTGTCTGGAATCACTTCGGAAAAACCTCATAATTGGGCTGAATTACAGCTTATTGATGCACGTATGCAAATGGCTATTCTTGAAAATAGGGAAGCAGTTAATTATTTTAATCAACTGCATCTGTCAAACTGGCAAAGTTTTATAAGGCTATCACAGGAGATTGACTGGTATCCGTTTAATGAAACAGGTGATGCCTCAAGTATTCGATGTCCAGCGCTAATAATCGTTGGGGAAGGAAAGTTGCATGAAGTGAGTGGAGCTCTCGACTATCGGAAAAAGAATGACCGTTTCCATATAGCAGTCGTGCCATTTGCAGCTCACTTAGTTCATAATGAACAACCAGAGATATATACAGCAATTTTAGGAAGGTTTCTTGGAAATATTGAATGATCATAAAAAGCATGAGTTGATGATGAATTTCGTCAGATGGGTGGCAATTGGAGAGATATTATTCGGTAAAAAATGAAATGAGAGACAATGAGTGATTCTCCATAAGAGTGTACATCATTCTTTTGTATTCTGAAAAAACGGAATAGTGTTGACATTTATTTTTCACTCAGTTATAGTCAAATTAAATAAATATATATGTTGAGCTAAAGAATCCTACTAAAACCGCTTGGCGCTACGGGATGCCTTCGCTGGTGATTATGTTACAATCCTACGTTCAACTTAAATAGAAAAAAGAGTTAATTAAGGTGATTAATGATGGCTTCTTCTAAAGATGTAGCAAAATATGCGGGTGTTTCGCAAACGACAGTTTCAAGAGTATTAAATAATCCAGAGATGGTGCAGAAAAAAACGCTTGATAAGGTTTTGGGGGCTATTGATGCCTTGAATTATCAACCGAATTCAATTGCACGTTCACTGGTGAATAATAAAACTAAATCGATAGCCTTACTATCAGGTCCGTTACATAATCCGTTTTTTGCAGAATCTACCACTTCTATTGTGAATTATGCAAAGGAAAAAGGATTTAATGTCAATGTTCATTTTGAAAACTTTGGTAGTAACTTAGAAGTTTATCAAGATATTGTTGGAAATAAAGTAGATGGGATTATTTTGTCATCTATTTTATATGAGGATCCTATTTTTGAAAGATTAAACAGACTCAATGTCCCTTTTGTAATGTTTAATAGAAAACATGAAGAGGCTGGTCATTTTATTGAAATGGATAATGTTCAAGCGGGACGTCTTGCGACAGAACATTTAGTGCGATTAAATCATGTTAATATTGTTTGGGTTGGAGGCCCTTTGAATATGAGTACGTTTTGGGGAAGATTTGAAGGCTTTAAACAAATTTTTGAAGAAGAGAATCTACCGTTAAACGAACAAAATATCATTATTACGGATACAAGCCGAGAAGCCATTTTTAAGGAGACTGCATCTATTATGTCTCGACAGAGTCGGCCGACAGCTATTTATGCTGCAACGGATTCAATTGCTATTTTTATGATGGATTACCTCCTGCAAAAAGGATATAGAATCCCGCAGGATATTAGTATTATTGGAACAGATAATGTGAATTTAAGTAGCCATGCAGCATTTCAGTTGAGCACAGTTGCAATTACAACTGAAGAAAATCTGGGTAGGATTGCAATGGAAACATTGATTAATCTGATTGAAGGACAGTCCTCGAGTTCTTCATTTGTTCAAAAAACAATTGGAACT comes from Sporosarcina sp. FSL K6-3457 and encodes:
- a CDS encoding LacI family DNA-binding transcriptional regulator, which produces MASSKDVAKYAGVSQTTVSRVLNNPEMVQKKTLDKVLGAIDALNYQPNSIARSLVNNKTKSIALLSGPLHNPFFAESTTSIVNYAKEKGFNVNVHFENFGSNLEVYQDIVGNKVDGIILSSILYEDPIFERLNRLNVPFVMFNRKHEEAGHFIEMDNVQAGRLATEHLVRLNHVNIVWVGGPLNMSTFWGRFEGFKQIFEEENLPLNEQNIIITDTSREAIFKETASIMSRQSRPTAIYAATDSIAIFMMDYLLQKGYRIPQDISIIGTDNVNLSSHAAFQLSTVAITTEENLGRIAMETLINLIEGQSSSSSFVQKTIGTILLERKTTSTLK
- a CDS encoding alpha/beta fold hydrolase; this translates as MILHTSVIGEGDPIVFLHSGLQTGESDFNYQSGHFKKNYKVILPDLRGHGKSKVNEIDVVNFFEDSAEDLKETLDFLKVEKTHIVGGSLGALVGLVFAKRFPDRVSSLTLSGITSEKPHNWAELQLIDARMQMAILENREAVNYFNQLHLSNWQSFIRLSQEIDWYPFNETGDASSIRCPALIIVGEGKLHEVSGALDYRKKNDRFHIAVVPFAAHLVHNEQPEIYTAILGRFLGNIE